The following are from one region of the Bradyrhizobium septentrionale genome:
- a CDS encoding Zn-ribbon domain-containing OB-fold protein, protein MAEPARAKPKPTPETQHFWDGTQAGELRLQRCDACANVYFPPRPFCPSCASRKVSVFKASGKGKLYSYVINHRPAAPGFTPPYAIAIVELDEGPRMMSNIIDCPQTPEALELDMPLEVAFEALDDKITLPLFRPAKG, encoded by the coding sequence ATGGCCGAGCCCGCGCGCGCAAAACCAAAACCGACACCTGAGACCCAGCATTTCTGGGATGGCACCCAGGCCGGCGAGTTGCGCCTGCAGCGCTGCGACGCCTGCGCCAATGTCTACTTTCCGCCGCGGCCGTTCTGCCCGTCCTGCGCCTCGCGCAAGGTCTCGGTCTTCAAGGCGAGCGGCAAGGGCAAGCTCTACAGCTACGTCATCAACCATCGTCCCGCCGCGCCCGGCTTCACGCCGCCTTATGCGATCGCCATCGTCGAGCTCGACGAGGGTCCGCGCATGATGAGCAACATCATCGATTGTCCGCAGACGCCGGAAGCGCTCGAGCTCGACATGCCGCTCGAGGTCGCCTTCGAGGCGCTCGACGACAAGATCACCCTTCCCTTGTTCCGTCCGGCGAAGGGGTAA
- a CDS encoding SMP-30/gluconolactonase/LRE family protein, translated as MTNPSNIQKHEGDGAKAFDRRTILRGATALAATAMAASDAAARDFGRNAEPQRYPDPDIVVIDDKRFKAKVGNTAIKRLYTGCLWAEGPAWNAQGQYLVWSDIPANRQLRYLDDDGHISEQFHKPSNEANGSTFDFEGRQITAERTRLVRYEHDGTVTSLAEQANGKQLNGPNDMVVHPNDKSIWFTDPGYGAISIYEGQLANTGSKQPYQKEAVYRLDTSTGQVTKVADEPFKPNGIAFSHDYKKVYVCDTGITHYPNAKNIVWQYDLNGDKLSNPRTLIDMTLDGKSGFPDGMRVDVDGNIWVGAGWVGPGYDGVQVFAPDGQRIGQILLPETCANLTFGGKKRNRLFMTASQSLYAVYVETRGAHNC; from the coding sequence GTGACAAATCCAAGCAACATTCAGAAACACGAGGGCGACGGCGCGAAGGCGTTCGACCGTCGAACAATCTTGCGCGGCGCAACCGCGCTTGCTGCAACCGCGATGGCTGCATCCGATGCTGCAGCGCGCGACTTCGGCCGCAACGCGGAGCCGCAGCGTTATCCCGACCCCGATATCGTCGTGATCGACGACAAGCGCTTCAAGGCCAAGGTTGGCAACACCGCGATCAAGCGGCTCTACACCGGCTGTCTGTGGGCGGAAGGCCCGGCCTGGAACGCACAGGGCCAGTATCTGGTGTGGAGCGACATCCCGGCCAACCGGCAGTTGCGCTATCTCGACGATGACGGCCACATCTCCGAACAGTTCCACAAGCCGTCGAACGAGGCCAACGGCTCGACCTTCGATTTCGAGGGCCGGCAGATCACGGCTGAGCGCACGCGCCTCGTGCGCTACGAGCACGATGGAACCGTCACGTCATTGGCGGAGCAGGCCAACGGCAAGCAGCTCAACGGGCCGAACGACATGGTCGTGCATCCCAACGACAAGTCGATCTGGTTCACCGATCCCGGCTACGGCGCGATCTCGATCTATGAGGGCCAACTGGCCAACACCGGATCGAAGCAGCCCTACCAGAAGGAAGCGGTCTATCGCCTGGACACGTCGACCGGCCAGGTCACCAAGGTCGCCGACGAACCGTTCAAGCCGAACGGCATCGCCTTCAGCCACGACTACAAGAAGGTCTATGTCTGCGACACCGGCATCACGCATTATCCGAACGCCAAGAACATTGTCTGGCAGTACGACCTCAACGGCGACAAGCTCTCCAACCCGCGCACGCTGATCGACATGACGCTGGACGGCAAGTCGGGCTTCCCGGACGGCATGCGCGTCGACGTCGACGGCAACATCTGGGTCGGCGCCGGCTGGGTCGGACCCGGCTATGATGGCGTGCAGGTGTTTGCGCCCGACGGCCAGCGCATCGGCCAGATACTGCTGCCGGAGACCTGCGCCAACCTCACCTTCGGCGGCAAGAAGCGCAACCGCCTGTTCATGACGGCAAGCCAGTCGCTCTACGCGGTCTATGTCGAGACCAGAGGCGCGCATAATTGTTGA
- the ppc gene encoding phosphoenolpyruvate carboxylase, which translates to MPPQTMPSETDTQARRAAEVQAQEEDARLRDDIRLLGRVLGDTVRDQEGADVFDLVERIRQTSVRFHRDEDKLARRELEGILDGMSIAETLQIVRAFSYFSHLANIAEDQNNIRQMRSRGPSGAPRPSTLEQTLVHARQAGISPADLRDFFRSALVSPVLTAHPTEVRRKSTMDREMEIADLLDRRERLQMTPEESEASDEQLRRAVVTLWQTNLLRRTKLTVLDEVANGLSFYDYTFLQEVPRVHCALEDRLNKEGGEAGELASFLRMGSWIGGDRDGNPFVTAEVMRGTLRLQSSRVLSFYLEELHALGAELSLAAFLADVSDELRTLAERSPDTSPHRSGEPYRLAVSGIYARLAATARRLEVETTRPPVGKAEPYASVKEFQADLDVLNRSLIANNSGVIARGRLRLLRRAVDCFGFHLARLDIRQNSAVHERTIAELLDTANSGMSYMALGEDARVSLLLGELRSARPLVSPFVKYSEETQSELAVFRAAAEAHAKFGPEVIPQCIISMCKGMSDMLEVAVLLKEVGLVNPSGRSAINVVPLFETIEDLQASSGIMDRMLVLHDYRKLVDSLGCVQEVMLGYSDSNKDGGFVTSGWELYKAEIGLVEVFERHGVRLRLFHGRGGSVGRGGGPSYDAIIAQPGGAVNGQIRITEQGEIISSKYSNAEVGRSNLEILAAATLETSLLQPRQSAPRPEYLKAMEQLSALAFKAYRGLVYETEGFADYFWGSTVINEIATLNIGSRPASRKKTREIEDLRAIPWVFSWAQCRLMLPGWYGFGAAVETWIAEHPEQGMPFLQELYREWPFFRTLLSNMDMVLAKSSIAIASRYAELVPDVALREKIFGQIRREWHLSIETLLDIMGHDRLLQGNPLLDRGIRNRFPYLDPLNHVQVELLKEHRAQNPDEQVLRGIQITINGISAGLRNSG; encoded by the coding sequence TTGCCTCCCCAGACCATGCCTTCCGAGACCGATACCCAGGCCAGGCGCGCGGCAGAAGTGCAGGCGCAGGAGGAGGATGCACGGCTCCGGGACGACATCCGCCTCCTCGGCCGCGTCCTCGGTGACACCGTGCGCGACCAGGAGGGGGCCGACGTATTCGACCTGGTCGAACGCATCCGCCAGACCTCGGTCCGGTTCCATCGCGACGAGGACAAGCTGGCGCGGCGGGAGCTGGAGGGCATCCTCGACGGCATGTCGATCGCCGAGACGCTGCAGATCGTCCGCGCCTTCAGCTATTTCTCCCACCTCGCCAACATCGCCGAGGACCAGAACAACATCCGCCAGATGCGAAGCCGCGGCCCGAGCGGGGCGCCGCGGCCGAGCACGCTGGAGCAGACGCTGGTCCATGCCCGTCAGGCCGGCATCAGCCCGGCCGACCTGCGCGATTTCTTCAGGAGCGCGCTGGTCAGCCCTGTGCTGACGGCGCATCCGACCGAGGTCCGCCGCAAGAGCACGATGGACCGCGAGATGGAGATCGCTGACCTGCTCGACCGCCGCGAGCGGCTGCAGATGACCCCGGAGGAGAGCGAGGCCAGCGACGAGCAGCTGCGCCGCGCGGTTGTGACGCTGTGGCAGACCAATCTCTTGCGCCGGACCAAGCTGACCGTGCTCGACGAGGTCGCCAACGGCCTGTCGTTCTACGACTACACCTTCCTGCAGGAGGTCCCGCGCGTGCATTGCGCGCTGGAGGACCGCCTGAACAAGGAGGGCGGCGAAGCCGGCGAGCTCGCCTCGTTCCTCAGGATGGGAAGCTGGATCGGCGGCGATCGCGACGGCAATCCGTTCGTCACCGCCGAGGTGATGCGCGGCACGCTGCGGCTGCAGTCGAGCCGGGTGCTCAGCTTCTATCTCGAGGAGCTGCACGCGCTCGGTGCCGAGCTGTCGCTGGCGGCGTTTCTCGCCGACGTGTCGGACGAGCTCCGGACCCTTGCCGAGCGCTCGCCCGATACCTCACCACATCGAAGCGGCGAGCCTTATCGCCTGGCCGTCTCGGGCATCTACGCGCGGCTCGCGGCGACTGCCAGGAGGCTCGAGGTCGAGACCACGCGGCCGCCGGTCGGCAAGGCCGAACCCTATGCCAGCGTCAAGGAATTCCAGGCCGATCTCGACGTGCTCAATCGCTCGCTGATCGCGAACAATTCCGGCGTGATCGCGCGCGGCCGGCTGCGGCTGTTGCGGCGCGCGGTGGATTGCTTCGGCTTCCATCTGGCGCGGCTCGACATCCGCCAGAACTCGGCGGTGCATGAGCGAACCATCGCCGAGCTGCTCGATACCGCGAATTCCGGCATGTCCTATATGGCGCTCGGCGAGGACGCCCGCGTCAGCCTGCTGCTCGGCGAGTTGCGCAGCGCGCGGCCGCTCGTCTCGCCCTTCGTCAAATATTCCGAAGAGACCCAAAGCGAGCTCGCCGTGTTCCGTGCCGCGGCGGAGGCCCATGCCAAATTCGGCCCCGAGGTGATCCCCCAGTGCATCATCTCGATGTGCAAGGGCATGTCCGATATGCTCGAGGTCGCGGTGCTCCTGAAGGAGGTCGGGCTGGTCAATCCATCCGGCCGCAGCGCGATCAACGTCGTGCCGCTGTTCGAGACCATCGAGGATCTGCAGGCCTCCAGCGGCATCATGGACCGCATGCTGGTGCTGCACGACTATCGCAAGCTGGTCGACAGCCTCGGCTGCGTACAGGAGGTGATGCTCGGCTATTCCGACAGCAACAAGGATGGCGGCTTCGTCACCTCGGGCTGGGAGCTCTACAAGGCCGAGATCGGACTCGTCGAGGTGTTCGAGCGCCACGGCGTGCGGCTGCGCCTGTTCCACGGCCGCGGCGGCTCGGTCGGCCGTGGCGGCGGCCCGAGCTATGATGCGATCATCGCGCAGCCCGGCGGCGCGGTGAACGGCCAGATCCGCATCACCGAACAGGGCGAGATCATCTCCTCGAAATATTCCAATGCCGAGGTCGGCCGCAGCAATCTGGAAATCCTCGCCGCGGCGACCCTGGAAACCAGCCTGCTGCAGCCGCGGCAGAGCGCGCCGCGTCCCGAATATCTCAAGGCGATGGAGCAGCTCTCCGCGCTCGCCTTCAAGGCTTATCGCGGCCTCGTCTATGAGACCGAGGGCTTTGCCGACTATTTCTGGGGCTCGACCGTCATCAACGAGATCGCGACCTTGAACATCGGCAGCCGTCCGGCCTCACGCAAGAAGACCCGCGAGATCGAGGACCTGCGCGCCATCCCCTGGGTGTTTTCCTGGGCGCAATGCCGGCTGATGCTGCCGGGCTGGTACGGTTTTGGCGCGGCGGTGGAGACCTGGATCGCGGAGCATCCGGAGCAGGGCATGCCGTTCCTGCAGGAGCTCTACCGGGAATGGCCGTTCTTCCGCACGCTGCTGTCCAACATGGACATGGTGCTGGCGAAGAGCTCGATCGCGATCGCCTCGCGTTATGCCGAGCTGGTACCCGATGTGGCGTTGCGCGAGAAGATCTTCGGCCAGATCCGCCGCGAGTGGCATCTCTCGATCGAGACGCTGCTCGACATCATGGGCCACGACCGGCTGCTGCAGGGCAACCCGCTGCTGGACCGCGGCATCCGCAATCGCTTCCCCTATCTCGATCCGCTCAACCACGTGCAGGTCGAACTCTTGAAGGAGCATCGCGCGCAGAACCCGGACGAGCAGGTGCTGCGCGGGATTCAGATCACGATAAACGGGATCTCGGCGGGCTTGCGGAATAGCGGCTAG
- a CDS encoding SDR family oxidoreductase: MAKSLQDKVIIVTGAGRGIGREIALLCAAEGAKVVVNDPGGAADGAGSNAAPAEEVVEEIKKRGGTAVANFESVAEAIPASKIVKTATDHFGRLDGVVNNAGILRDMIFHKMSVEAFEAVIKVHLMGSFYVSHAAARIYREQESGSFVHFTSTSGLIGNYGQANYAAAKLGIVGLSKSIALDMGRFNVRSNCVSPFAWTRMIGTIPTETDAEKARVEKIKQMGPEKIAPVCAYLLSDAAKDVTGQIFGVRMNEIFLFGQHRPVRSVHRGEGWTPETIAEHGMPALKGSFAKLDRSADVFTWDPI, translated from the coding sequence ATGGCAAAATCACTGCAGGATAAAGTCATCATCGTCACCGGCGCGGGCCGCGGCATCGGCCGCGAGATCGCGCTGCTCTGCGCGGCGGAAGGCGCCAAGGTCGTGGTCAACGATCCCGGTGGCGCCGCCGACGGCGCCGGCTCGAACGCGGCGCCCGCCGAGGAGGTGGTCGAGGAGATCAAGAAGCGCGGCGGAACGGCGGTTGCCAATTTCGAGTCGGTGGCGGAAGCGATCCCCGCCAGCAAGATCGTGAAGACCGCGACCGACCACTTCGGCCGGCTCGACGGCGTCGTCAACAATGCCGGCATCCTGCGCGACATGATCTTCCACAAGATGAGCGTCGAAGCCTTCGAGGCCGTCATCAAGGTGCATCTGATGGGCTCGTTTTATGTCAGCCACGCCGCGGCGCGCATCTACCGCGAGCAGGAGTCGGGCTCGTTCGTGCACTTCACCTCGACCTCGGGCCTGATCGGCAATTACGGCCAGGCCAACTACGCCGCCGCCAAGCTCGGCATCGTCGGCCTGTCGAAATCGATCGCGCTCGACATGGGCCGCTTCAACGTGCGCTCGAACTGCGTCTCGCCGTTCGCCTGGACCCGCATGATCGGCACCATCCCGACCGAGACCGATGCCGAGAAGGCGCGGGTCGAGAAGATCAAGCAGATGGGCCCGGAGAAGATCGCGCCGGTCTGCGCCTACCTGCTCTCGGATGCCGCCAAGGACGTCACCGGACAAATTTTCGGCGTGCGCATGAACGAGATATTCCTGTTCGGCCAGCATCGTCCGGTGCGCTCGGTTCATCGCGGCGAAGGCTGGACGCCCGAGACCATTGCCGAACACGGCATGCCGGCGCTGAAGGGATCGTTCGCCAAGCTCGACCGCTCGGCCGACGTCTTCACCTGGGATCCGATCTGA
- a CDS encoding thiolase C-terminal domain-containing protein, whose amino-acid sequence MRRNQVAVVGAAETTELGVIPNMSQIQLHADAALNAIADAGLKLSDIDGFATAVETPQQMAHYLGITPTWVDGTSVGGCSFMLHVRHAAAAIEAGLCKTVLITHAESGRSMIGKQPRFTAPDSLNGQFESPYGVYGPPSMFPIPVLRFMKTHGITHEQLAMVAVVQREWAAKNPRATMKDPITVADVLNSRMIAYPFRLLQCCLVTDGGGALILTSADRAKDFPQKPVYILGTGESVETPMVSQMKTFDSSRAFKVAGPLAFKEAGIAHKDVDHLMIYDAFAHLPLYGLGDLGFMPHEETGKFIADGNTRPGGKLPLNTNGGGLSYMHSGMYGMYALQESVRQMRGIAPAQVPNAKISVCHGVGGMFAASGTIIFTNER is encoded by the coding sequence ATGCGCAGGAACCAGGTTGCCGTCGTCGGTGCGGCAGAGACCACCGAGCTCGGCGTCATCCCGAACATGTCGCAGATCCAGCTGCACGCCGACGCGGCGCTGAATGCGATTGCGGATGCCGGCCTGAAACTGTCCGACATCGACGGCTTCGCCACCGCGGTCGAGACCCCGCAGCAGATGGCCCACTATCTCGGCATCACGCCGACCTGGGTCGACGGCACCTCGGTCGGCGGCTGCTCGTTCATGCTGCATGTCCGCCACGCCGCGGCGGCGATCGAGGCCGGCCTCTGCAAGACCGTGCTGATCACCCATGCCGAGAGCGGCAGGTCGATGATCGGCAAGCAGCCGCGCTTCACCGCACCCGACAGCCTCAACGGCCAGTTCGAGTCACCGTACGGCGTGTATGGACCGCCGAGCATGTTTCCCATTCCGGTGCTGCGCTTCATGAAGACGCACGGCATCACCCATGAGCAGCTTGCGATGGTCGCGGTCGTGCAGCGCGAATGGGCGGCGAAGAATCCGCGCGCGACCATGAAGGACCCGATCACGGTCGCCGACGTGCTGAACTCGCGGATGATCGCCTACCCGTTCCGGCTGCTGCAATGCTGCCTCGTCACCGACGGCGGCGGCGCCCTGATCCTCACCTCGGCCGATCGCGCCAAGGATTTCCCGCAGAAGCCGGTGTACATCCTCGGCACCGGCGAGAGCGTCGAAACGCCGATGGTCAGCCAGATGAAGACGTTTGACTCATCGCGGGCCTTCAAGGTGGCGGGCCCGCTCGCCTTCAAGGAGGCCGGCATCGCCCACAAGGACGTCGATCATCTGATGATCTACGACGCCTTCGCGCATCTGCCGCTCTACGGCCTCGGCGACCTCGGCTTCATGCCCCATGAGGAAACCGGCAAATTCATCGCCGACGGCAACACCCGACCCGGCGGCAAGCTGCCGCTCAACACCAATGGCGGCGGGCTGAGCTACATGCACTCAGGCATGTACGGCATGTACGCGTTGCAGGAGAGCGTGCGGCAGATGCGCGGCATCGCGCCGGCGCAGGTGCCGAACGCGAAGATCTCGGTCTGCCACGGCGTCGGCGGCATGTTCGCGGCGTCAGGCACGATCATCTTTACGAACGAACGATAG